A region of Scleropages formosus chromosome 2, fSclFor1.1, whole genome shotgun sequence DNA encodes the following proteins:
- the rgs19 gene encoding regulator of G-protein signaling 19 isoform X4, producing the protein MCYRKRNGYRPPGHFNAKTYTGPVPAEREPPMVRSGTSSGRTQRAATQRPNTCCFCWCCCCSCSCLTVRNEDENGRTKPQETKLETIPNCEACTKPTVEEMRLWAQSFDKLMKNPAGRNVFREFLRTEYSEENMLFWLACEDLKTEINKTAVEEKARMIYEDYISILSPKEVSLDSRVREVINKKMQEPTSHTFEDAQLQIYTLMHRDSYPRFLNSPVYKSLIQGASRSSSES; encoded by the exons TACACAGGTCCTGTCCCGGCAGAGCGCGAGCCTCCCATGGTGCGGAGCGGGACGTCCTCCGGCAGGACCCAGCGGGCGGCCACGCAGCGCCCGAacacctgctgcttctgctggtgctgctgctgtagctgcTCATG TCTTACTGTTAGGAATGAAGATGAGAATGGCAGGACGAAGCCCCAGGAGACCAAGCTGGAGACCATACCAAACTGTGAAGCTTG CACCAAACCCACGGTAGAGGAGATGCGGCTCTGGGCTCAGTCTTTTGACAAGCTGATGAAAAACCCAGCCGGGAGGAACGTCTTCAGGGAATTCTTAAGGACTGAATACAGTGAGGAGAACATGTTGTTCTGGCTAGCCTGTGAGGACCTCAAAACGGAGATCAACAAGACAGCCGTCGAGGAGAAGGCACGGATGATATACGAGGACTACATCTCAATACTCTCACCCAAAGAG GTGAGTCTGGACTCCAGGGTGAGAGAGGTCATCAACAAAAAGATGCAGGAACCGACATCTCACACCTTCGAGGACGCCCAGCTTCAGATCTACACCCTCATGCACAGAGACTCCTACCCCAGGTTCCTCAATTCGCCCGTATACAAATCCCTGATACAGGGGGCGTCTCGCTCGTCCTCTGAGTCATAG
- the rgs19 gene encoding regulator of G-protein signaling 19 isoform X5 has protein sequence MCYRKRNGYRPPGHFNAKTYTGPVPAEREPPMVRSGTSSGRTQRAATQRPNTCCFCWCCCCSCSWNEDENGRTKPQETKLETIPNCEACTKPTVEEMRLWAQSFDKLMKNPAGRNVFREFLRTEYSEENMLFWLACEDLKTEINKTAVEEKARMIYEDYISILSPKEVSLDSRVREVINKKMQEPTSHTFEDAQLQIYTLMHRDSYPRFLNSPVYKSLIQGASRSSSES, from the exons TACACAGGTCCTGTCCCGGCAGAGCGCGAGCCTCCCATGGTGCGGAGCGGGACGTCCTCCGGCAGGACCCAGCGGGCGGCCACGCAGCGCCCGAacacctgctgcttctgctggtgctgctgctgtagctgcTCATG GAATGAAGATGAGAATGGCAGGACGAAGCCCCAGGAGACCAAGCTGGAGACCATACCAAACTGTGAAGCTTG CACCAAACCCACGGTAGAGGAGATGCGGCTCTGGGCTCAGTCTTTTGACAAGCTGATGAAAAACCCAGCCGGGAGGAACGTCTTCAGGGAATTCTTAAGGACTGAATACAGTGAGGAGAACATGTTGTTCTGGCTAGCCTGTGAGGACCTCAAAACGGAGATCAACAAGACAGCCGTCGAGGAGAAGGCACGGATGATATACGAGGACTACATCTCAATACTCTCACCCAAAGAG GTGAGTCTGGACTCCAGGGTGAGAGAGGTCATCAACAAAAAGATGCAGGAACCGACATCTCACACCTTCGAGGACGCCCAGCTTCAGATCTACACCCTCATGCACAGAGACTCCTACCCCAGGTTCCTCAATTCGCCCGTATACAAATCCCTGATACAGGGGGCGTCTCGCTCGTCCTCTGAGTCATAG
- the rgs19 gene encoding regulator of G-protein signaling 19 isoform X6: MMDILYTGPVPAEREPPMVRSGTSSGRTQRAATQRPNTCCFCWCCCCSCSCLTVRNEDENGRTKPQETKLETIPNCEACTKPTVEEMRLWAQSFDKLMKNPAGRNVFREFLRTEYSEENMLFWLACEDLKTEINKTAVEEKARMIYEDYISILSPKEVSLDSRVREVINKKMQEPTSHTFEDAQLQIYTLMHRDSYPRFLNSPVYKSLIQGASRSSSES, encoded by the exons TACACAGGTCCTGTCCCGGCAGAGCGCGAGCCTCCCATGGTGCGGAGCGGGACGTCCTCCGGCAGGACCCAGCGGGCGGCCACGCAGCGCCCGAacacctgctgcttctgctggtgctgctgctgtagctgcTCATG TCTTACTGTTAGGAATGAAGATGAGAATGGCAGGACGAAGCCCCAGGAGACCAAGCTGGAGACCATACCAAACTGTGAAGCTTG CACCAAACCCACGGTAGAGGAGATGCGGCTCTGGGCTCAGTCTTTTGACAAGCTGATGAAAAACCCAGCCGGGAGGAACGTCTTCAGGGAATTCTTAAGGACTGAATACAGTGAGGAGAACATGTTGTTCTGGCTAGCCTGTGAGGACCTCAAAACGGAGATCAACAAGACAGCCGTCGAGGAGAAGGCACGGATGATATACGAGGACTACATCTCAATACTCTCACCCAAAGAG GTGAGTCTGGACTCCAGGGTGAGAGAGGTCATCAACAAAAAGATGCAGGAACCGACATCTCACACCTTCGAGGACGCCCAGCTTCAGATCTACACCCTCATGCACAGAGACTCCTACCCCAGGTTCCTCAATTCGCCCGTATACAAATCCCTGATACAGGGGGCGTCTCGCTCGTCCTCTGAGTCATAG
- the rgs19 gene encoding regulator of G-protein signaling 19 isoform X7, with the protein MVRSGTSSGRTQRAATQRPNTCCFCWCCCCSCSCLTVRNEDENGRTKPQETKLETIPNCEACTKPTVEEMRLWAQSFDKLMKNPAGRNVFREFLRTEYSEENMLFWLACEDLKTEINKTAVEEKARMIYEDYISILSPKEVSLDSRVREVINKKMQEPTSHTFEDAQLQIYTLMHRDSYPRFLNSPVYKSLIQGASRSSSES; encoded by the exons ATGGTGCGGAGCGGGACGTCCTCCGGCAGGACCCAGCGGGCGGCCACGCAGCGCCCGAacacctgctgcttctgctggtgctgctgctgtagctgcTCATG TCTTACTGTTAGGAATGAAGATGAGAATGGCAGGACGAAGCCCCAGGAGACCAAGCTGGAGACCATACCAAACTGTGAAGCTTG CACCAAACCCACGGTAGAGGAGATGCGGCTCTGGGCTCAGTCTTTTGACAAGCTGATGAAAAACCCAGCCGGGAGGAACGTCTTCAGGGAATTCTTAAGGACTGAATACAGTGAGGAGAACATGTTGTTCTGGCTAGCCTGTGAGGACCTCAAAACGGAGATCAACAAGACAGCCGTCGAGGAGAAGGCACGGATGATATACGAGGACTACATCTCAATACTCTCACCCAAAGAG GTGAGTCTGGACTCCAGGGTGAGAGAGGTCATCAACAAAAAGATGCAGGAACCGACATCTCACACCTTCGAGGACGCCCAGCTTCAGATCTACACCCTCATGCACAGAGACTCCTACCCCAGGTTCCTCAATTCGCCCGTATACAAATCCCTGATACAGGGGGCGTCTCGCTCGTCCTCTGAGTCATAG
- the rgs19 gene encoding regulator of G-protein signaling 19 isoform X8: MVRSGTSSGRTQRAATQRPNTCCFCWCCCCSCSWNEDENGRTKPQETKLETIPNCEACTKPTVEEMRLWAQSFDKLMKNPAGRNVFREFLRTEYSEENMLFWLACEDLKTEINKTAVEEKARMIYEDYISILSPKEVSLDSRVREVINKKMQEPTSHTFEDAQLQIYTLMHRDSYPRFLNSPVYKSLIQGASRSSSES, from the exons ATGGTGCGGAGCGGGACGTCCTCCGGCAGGACCCAGCGGGCGGCCACGCAGCGCCCGAacacctgctgcttctgctggtgctgctgctgtagctgcTCATG GAATGAAGATGAGAATGGCAGGACGAAGCCCCAGGAGACCAAGCTGGAGACCATACCAAACTGTGAAGCTTG CACCAAACCCACGGTAGAGGAGATGCGGCTCTGGGCTCAGTCTTTTGACAAGCTGATGAAAAACCCAGCCGGGAGGAACGTCTTCAGGGAATTCTTAAGGACTGAATACAGTGAGGAGAACATGTTGTTCTGGCTAGCCTGTGAGGACCTCAAAACGGAGATCAACAAGACAGCCGTCGAGGAGAAGGCACGGATGATATACGAGGACTACATCTCAATACTCTCACCCAAAGAG GTGAGTCTGGACTCCAGGGTGAGAGAGGTCATCAACAAAAAGATGCAGGAACCGACATCTCACACCTTCGAGGACGCCCAGCTTCAGATCTACACCCTCATGCACAGAGACTCCTACCCCAGGTTCCTCAATTCGCCCGTATACAAATCCCTGATACAGGGGGCGTCTCGCTCGTCCTCTGAGTCATAG